A window from Drosophila nasuta strain 15112-1781.00 chromosome 3, ASM2355853v1, whole genome shotgun sequence encodes these proteins:
- the LOC132789991 gene encoding kelch-like protein 2, translating to MIDLESSSQVGELPQEPSIPLLALSEFEGGNQRPTWDINSECIREKRLSLLSLMLSSWKENAVDDLTLILGSRKLRCNRFMFLCHSKYALRELAKGRCELVLPEDRVSWKGLKVTCEWMKKSNELLELRNIAYLLSTAIFLEIEHLVRQIWYCLELPEEFHDDRAYIVSQDVLDLRSIKCLQGLDTIMLHRIRCFFLTLVSSIQFIELCAEHVCDLLNSDELAVNSEKEVLFAAVRWLTHDWPSRAEHIGAVMQVIRFPLLLRNGIIELRRPTDDQVLNLVIAHPEFQRVRRHGLSDFCNICCNNDTEIYKQHCGSLKSKPSRRLFICHDLCTYHRHHDDKSLGDFTYKHFIDYLEVLQKSPKSWKCLKAEEIPFTFE from the exons ATGATTGATTTAGAGTCATCGAGCCAAGTGGGAGAATTACCACAAGAACCTAGCATTCCGTTGTTGGCTTTGTCTGAGTTCGAAGGCGGAAATCAACGTCCCACTTGGGATATAAATAGCGAGTGTATACGCGAGAAACGTTTATCGCTGTTGTCATTGATGCTATCGAGTTGGAAAGAGAATGCTGTAGATGATTTAACCTTAATATTGGGCTCAAGAAAGTTACGATGCAATCGCTTCATGTTTTTGTGCCACTCGAAATATGCTTTGAGGGAGCTCGCAAAGGGACGATGCGAACTTGTTTTACCCGAGGATCGAGTTTCGTGGAAAGGCTTAAAAGTCACTTGTGAATGGATGAAAAAGTCAAACGAATTGCTGGAGCTTCGCAACATTGCGTATCTGCTGTCAACTGCAATATTTCTGGAAATCGAACATTTGGTCAGACAGATTTGGTATTGCCTGGAATTGCCCGAAGAATTCCATGATGATCGGGCTTATATCGTGTCTCAAGACGTGCTAGATTTGCGCTCAATCAAGTGCTTACAGGGACTGGACACTATTATGCTTCATCGCATCCGTTGCTTTTTTTTGACCCTCGTTTCTAGTATTCAGTTTATTGAATTATGCGCTGAGCATGTCTGTGATCTCCTCAACTCTGATGAACTGGCGGTCAACAGTGAGAAGGAGGTTTTATTTGCTGCCGTTCGTTGGCTAACCCATGATTGGCCATCCAGGGCTGAGCATATTGGTGCCGTCATGCAGGTCATTCGCTTTCCGCTTCTACTAAGAAATGGTATTATAGAATTACGCCGGCCAACAGATGATCAAGTTCTCAATCTGGTTATCGCACATCCCGAGTTTCAGAGGGTTAGACGACATGGACT CTCTGACTTCTGTAATATTTGCTGTAATAATGACACTGAAATCTATAAGCAGCACTGCGGGTCCCTTAAATCAAAGCCATCTCGGCGATTGTTCATCTGCCATGACTTGTGCACCTATCACAGGCACCACGACGATAAATCCCTCGGTGATTTCACCTACAAGCATTTTATCGACTATTTAGAAGTCCTGCAAAAATCTCCCAAGTCTTGGAAATGCTTAAAGGCAGAAGAAATTCCATTCACTTTTGAATGA